In one window of Candidatus Cloacimonadota bacterium DNA:
- a CDS encoding M18 family aminopeptidase, protein MHKHIKDLLAFLDGSPSAAQASGEIRKRLEASGFDALYEQNKWKLKPGDKHYVPRGTSVIAFVVGSEPLTTAGYHIAASHIDSPGLKLKPDSVRTENGVTRVAVEVYGGPILSTWTDRDLGIAGQVAVKLDDELADLRSVDLTTTAAIIPNAAIHLNREVNKGFEYNKQNHLQAILTSTSGSADPLKEAVAAAIDLDPEFILDMELFLYDRAKAETGGLDGSLIFSGRLDNLGMSHAILSALRGTARPRLTCVAALFDHEEIGSTTLQGAASSFLANVLERVALAQGLDRQEHLISLDRSFLVSADMAHAYHPSYPEKYDAKTSPVMNGGPVIKWNASHKYTTTVTSSTIFSLNAKAAGVNCQKFMMRSDLLCGSTVGPVLAAQLGMNTVDVGNPLWAMHSIRETAGVNDHLDMIKVLSHYYH, encoded by the coding sequence AAACGCCTTGAGGCCAGCGGATTCGATGCCCTCTACGAACAGAACAAGTGGAAGCTTAAACCCGGCGACAAACACTACGTGCCCCGGGGCACCAGCGTGATCGCCTTCGTGGTGGGCTCCGAACCCCTGACGACAGCGGGCTACCACATCGCCGCCTCCCACATCGACAGCCCCGGCCTCAAACTCAAGCCGGACAGCGTGCGCACCGAAAACGGCGTGACCCGTGTGGCCGTCGAAGTTTACGGCGGGCCCATCCTCAGCACCTGGACGGACCGCGACCTGGGCATCGCCGGACAGGTGGCCGTGAAGCTGGATGACGAACTGGCGGACCTGAGGTCCGTGGACCTGACCACCACCGCGGCCATCATCCCCAACGCCGCCATCCACCTCAACCGCGAGGTGAACAAAGGTTTTGAATACAACAAGCAGAACCATCTCCAGGCCATCCTCACCTCCACTTCCGGCAGCGCCGACCCCCTCAAGGAAGCTGTGGCCGCCGCCATCGACCTCGATCCGGAGTTCATCCTGGACATGGAACTCTTCCTCTACGACCGCGCCAAAGCGGAAACCGGCGGCCTGGACGGCAGCCTGATCTTCAGCGGCCGGCTGGACAACCTGGGCATGAGCCACGCCATCCTCAGCGCCCTCCGCGGCACCGCCAGGCCACGCCTCACCTGTGTGGCCGCCCTCTTCGACCACGAGGAGATCGGCTCCACCACCCTCCAAGGCGCGGCATCATCGTTTTTGGCCAACGTGCTGGAACGCGTGGCTTTGGCCCAGGGCCTGGACCGCCAGGAACATCTGATCTCGCTGGACCGCTCCTTCCTGGTGAGCGCGGACATGGCCCACGCCTACCATCCCAGCTATCCGGAAAAATACGATGCCAAAACCTCGCCGGTGATGAACGGCGGGCCCGTGATCAAATGGAACGCCAGCCACAAATACACCACCACCGTCACCAGCAGCACGATCTTTTCGCTGAATGCCAAAGCCGCGGGCGTGAACTGCCAGAAATTCATGATGCGCAGCGACCTGCTCTGTGGCAGCACGGTGGGCCCGGTGCTCGCCGCGCAGCTGGGGATGAACACCGTGGACGTCGGCAACCCGCTCTGGGCCATGCACTCGATCCGCGAAACCGCCGGCGTGAACGACCATCTGGACATGATCAAGGTCCTTTCCCACTATTATCATTAA